A region of the Candidatus Gastranaerophilales bacterium genome:
TTGGTAAGTTCTGTCCGCGTTGTAGAATAAATTTTCACCGTCTTTAAACAGGGAAATATTGCAGTGCATGCCTGAACCGTTTATACCAAAAATAGGCTTCGGCATAAAAGTAGCGTGCAGATTATGTTTACCTGCCATTGCTTTTACCGCGTATTTAAAAGTAACAATGTTATCGGCGGTAGTAAGCGCATTTGAATATTTGAAGTCAATTTCATGCTGTCCTTGTGAAACTTCATGATGACTTGCTTCAATTTCAAACCCCATTTTTGTAAGGGTTTTGACCATATCAGCACGAAAATTTTCGCCCAAATCGTAAGGCGCGGTATCATAATAACCCGCATCGTCATGAGGAATGGTTGTCGCTTCTCCGCATGCATCTTTTTTAAATATGAAGAATTCAGCTTCGGGTCCAACGTTCATTTCATAACCAAGCGCTTTTGCCTTTGCAATTACACGCTTAAGATTGCATCTGGGGCAGCCTTCAAAAGGTGTTCCGTCCTGATTATGTATATCACAAATAATTCTTGCTACGTTAGAGCTTTCCGTACCGCGCCAAGGTAAAATGGCAAAAGTTGACAAATCAGGATAAAAATACATATCCGAAGTTTCAATACTTCTAAAACCTTTGATGGAAGAGCCGTCTAACATAACTTCATTGTTTAAAACCTTATCAATCTGAGTTGCAGGCACTGCCAAATTTTTAACGGCACCGTTCAGGTCACAAAACTGAAGTCTGATAAACTCTATATTATTTTC
Encoded here:
- the glnA gene encoding type I glutamate--ammonia ligase is translated as MQAKFIPEHSKLLTKKEIKSIIAENNIEFIRLQFCDLNGAVKNLAVPATQIDKVLNNEVMLDGSSIKGFRSIETSDMYFYPDLSTFAILPWRGTESSNVARIICDIHNQDGTPFEGCPRCNLKRVIAKAKALGYEMNVGPEAEFFIFKKDACGEATTIPHDDAGYYDTAPYDLGENFRADMVKTLTKMGFEIEASHHEVSQGQHEIDFKYSNALTTADNIVTFKYAVKAMAGKHNLHATFMPKPIFGINGSGMHCNISLFKDGENLFYNADRTYQLSKEALYTIGGLLKHVKAFTSVTNPLVNSYKRLVPGYEAPVYLAWSLANRSALIRVPAKRGNATRVELRSPDPSCNPYLALAVLIEAAMDGIKNKIEPPLQVEENIYDMTPKELKRNKINSLPGSLFEAIELTEKSELVKEALGAHIFHEFLATKRREWDKYRTYVSPLELDMYLKAY